A part of Micromonospora chersina genomic DNA contains:
- a CDS encoding alpha/beta fold hydrolase: MSQRFRIPRPRTAAGRVAGVVGAAVGVAAAGLAAGVVSERVLVRRLKADPTDPYADEVFGEQRFDESYLLEMPRGTDIHVEVVEPTRPVAGHPTVVLVHGFCLDMGTFHFQRKMLAARGDYRIVAYDQPGHGRSGKLEGGDYDLAALGHTLRRVIDKVAPEGPLVLVGHSMGGMTIMALAELYPELFGDRVVGTVLMATSGGLLAETKLVAPALLGRVGAPVIYMMSNATRYGGTVIDKARRSTSNVAWLLTRKYGFGTPKPSPALVSYVETMNSRTSADTVTRYLRTLATHSRFPALAALAGTPVLVIVGDKDMITPVTHSEEIVRRLPHAEFVKIHDSGHVVMLEHADEVNAALERFLESL, encoded by the coding sequence ATGAGTCAGCGCTTCCGGATCCCCCGGCCGCGCACCGCCGCGGGTCGGGTCGCCGGTGTGGTGGGCGCCGCGGTCGGCGTCGCCGCCGCCGGGCTCGCCGCAGGGGTGGTGAGCGAGCGGGTCCTGGTCCGCCGCCTCAAGGCCGACCCCACCGATCCGTACGCGGACGAGGTGTTCGGCGAGCAGCGGTTCGACGAGTCGTACCTGCTGGAGATGCCGCGCGGCACCGACATCCACGTGGAGGTGGTCGAGCCGACCCGGCCGGTCGCCGGGCACCCGACCGTGGTGCTGGTGCACGGCTTCTGCCTGGACATGGGCACGTTCCACTTCCAGCGCAAGATGCTGGCCGCGCGCGGCGACTACCGCATCGTCGCCTACGACCAGCCCGGGCACGGCCGCTCCGGGAAGCTGGAGGGCGGCGACTACGACCTGGCCGCGCTGGGTCACACCCTGCGCCGGGTGATCGACAAGGTGGCGCCGGAGGGGCCGCTGGTGCTGGTCGGCCACTCGATGGGCGGTATGACGATCATGGCGCTGGCCGAGCTCTACCCGGAGCTGTTCGGCGACCGGGTGGTCGGCACGGTGCTGATGGCCACGTCGGGCGGGCTGCTCGCGGAGACCAAGCTGGTGGCGCCCGCGCTGCTCGGCCGGGTCGGCGCGCCGGTGATCTACATGATGAGCAACGCCACCCGCTACGGCGGCACGGTGATCGACAAGGCCCGCAGGTCGACCTCCAACGTGGCGTGGCTGCTCACCCGCAAGTACGGCTTCGGCACCCCGAAGCCCAGCCCGGCCCTGGTGTCGTACGTCGAGACGATGAACTCCCGCACCTCGGCCGACACGGTCACCCGCTACCTGCGGACCCTGGCCACCCACTCGCGTTTCCCGGCGCTGGCCGCGCTGGCCGGCACGCCGGTGCTGGTGATCGTGGGGGACAAGGACATGATCACGCCGGTGACCCACTCCGAGGAGATCGTCCGGCGGCTGCCGCACGCGGAGTTCGTGAAGATCCACGACAGCGGGCACGTGGTGATGCTGGAGCACGCCGACGAGGTGAACGCGGCGCTGGAGAGGTTCCTGGAGTCGCTGTGA
- a CDS encoding holo-ACP synthase has protein sequence MIVAVGIDVVLVDRFARSLARTPLLADRLFTEAERYTRAGNPRSPESMAARFAAKEAVAKALGAPAGLNWHDCEVVPDPEGRPWLTVSGTVAAAAAERGINRWHLSLSHDGGIASAMVVAER, from the coding sequence GTGATCGTGGCTGTCGGCATCGACGTGGTGCTGGTGGACCGGTTCGCCCGGTCCCTGGCGCGCACGCCGCTGCTCGCCGACCGCCTCTTCACCGAGGCCGAGCGCTACACCCGCGCCGGCAACCCGCGCTCGCCGGAGTCGATGGCCGCCCGGTTCGCGGCCAAGGAGGCGGTGGCCAAGGCGCTCGGCGCGCCGGCCGGGCTGAACTGGCACGACTGCGAGGTCGTGCCCGACCCGGAGGGCCGGCCCTGGCTGACCGTCTCCGGCACGGTGGCCGCCGCGGCGGCCGAGCGCGGGATCAACCGCTGGCACCTGTCGTTGTCGCACGACGGCGGGATCGCGTCGGCCATGGTGGTCGCGGAACGGTGA
- a CDS encoding MmpS family transport accessory protein codes for MPVVVTVVIALVLAFCGCVGLGVLGSFVDDSTTSGQPYDPEFDEPDFDEPDGSPAGEPTPTVAAPPVPAITPSGGRGRFTVVYEITGTGAANVDFYDANGDFLHVDGMQPPWRLAFTANDRKQVQIVALADNQSRDGVTCRITINGKVVSRDSSATGGIATCFGW; via the coding sequence GTGCCCGTCGTGGTGACCGTGGTCATCGCCCTGGTGCTCGCCTTCTGCGGCTGCGTCGGCCTGGGCGTGCTGGGCAGCTTCGTCGACGACTCGACCACCTCCGGGCAGCCGTACGACCCGGAGTTCGACGAGCCGGACTTCGATGAGCCGGACGGCAGCCCCGCCGGGGAACCCACCCCCACGGTGGCCGCGCCGCCGGTCCCCGCCATCACCCCGTCGGGCGGGCGGGGCCGCTTCACTGTGGTGTACGAGATCACCGGCACCGGAGCCGCGAACGTCGACTTCTACGACGCCAACGGCGACTTCCTCCACGTGGACGGTATGCAGCCACCGTGGCGGCTGGCGTTCACCGCCAACGACCGGAAACAGGTGCAGATCGTCGCCCTGGCCGACAACCAGAGCCGCGACGGGGTGACCTGCCGGATCACCATCAACGGGAAGGTCGTCTCCCGGGATTCGAGCGCGACGGGAGGGATAGCGACCTGTTTCGGGTGGTGA
- a CDS encoding maleylpyruvate isomerase N-terminal domain-containing protein — translation MSATITSDGWSTAPAALAETADRFLALARSVPPETMVTADWTAAETLAHLASVAWLYVGLVDPAGEPLPVPGLGERLPLVTVDTVADANDLVLRHLTERDPAHLLDRLRRDVDRLLAVSADRSPDEVVPWLGDARVPLPGLLAHLVNELLLHGWDLARATGRPWSVPSRDAVLFLDLFLAGVVRHGYGRLLDGVDPPRRRIVVRFVSAYAAPLTLALADGRVRIAAPDERPDVRVRFDPATLNLMMFGRISRARAVLTGRVRVAGPRPWLLPGFLKVFRTPS, via the coding sequence GTGTCGGCGACCATCACGTCGGACGGCTGGTCGACGGCGCCGGCGGCGCTGGCGGAGACCGCCGACCGGTTCCTGGCGCTGGCCCGCTCGGTTCCGCCCGAGACCATGGTCACCGCCGACTGGACGGCCGCCGAGACCCTGGCCCACCTGGCCTCGGTGGCCTGGCTCTACGTCGGGCTGGTCGACCCGGCCGGCGAGCCGCTGCCGGTCCCCGGGCTGGGCGAGCGGCTTCCGCTGGTCACCGTCGACACCGTGGCGGACGCCAACGACCTGGTGCTGCGGCACCTGACCGAGCGCGATCCGGCGCACCTGCTCGACCGGTTGCGCCGCGACGTCGACCGGCTGCTGGCGGTGAGCGCCGACCGCAGCCCCGACGAGGTGGTGCCCTGGCTCGGTGACGCCCGGGTCCCGCTCCCCGGCCTCCTCGCCCACCTGGTCAACGAACTGCTGCTGCACGGGTGGGACCTGGCCCGGGCGACCGGCCGGCCGTGGTCGGTCCCGTCCCGCGACGCGGTGCTCTTCCTCGATCTCTTCCTGGCCGGGGTGGTCCGGCACGGCTACGGTCGGTTGCTCGACGGGGTGGATCCGCCGCGCCGCCGGATCGTGGTGCGGTTCGTCTCGGCGTACGCGGCGCCGCTGACGCTCGCGCTGGCCGACGGTCGGGTGCGGATCGCCGCCCCGGACGAGCGGCCGGACGTGCGGGTCCGCTTCGACCCGGCGACGCTCAACCTCATGATGTTCGGGCGGATCAGCCGGGCCCGCGCCGTGCTCACCGGGCGGGTCCGCGTCGCCGGCCCCCGCCCCTGGCTGCTGCCCGGGTTCCTCAAGGTCTTCCGCACCCCGAGCTGA
- a CDS encoding type VII secretion target, translating to MAEEPFSVEPELLRGVARELADDAHRLACGPAAEPGLVVPADGWGAGVALAELEAGVQRWCGSLAARLAATAEAVRAAADGYEAVDERAARRLAAIPR from the coding sequence GTGGCCGAGGAACCGTTCAGCGTCGAGCCCGAGCTGTTGCGTGGGGTGGCCCGGGAGCTGGCCGACGACGCGCACCGGCTGGCTTGCGGGCCGGCCGCCGAGCCGGGGCTGGTGGTGCCGGCCGACGGCTGGGGGGCCGGGGTGGCGCTGGCCGAGCTGGAGGCCGGGGTGCAGCGCTGGTGCGGGTCTTTGGCCGCCCGGCTGGCGGCCACCGCGGAGGCGGTCCGGGCTGCCGCCGACGGCTACGAGGCGGTGGACGAGCGGGCGGCCCGCCGGCTCGCCGCAATCCCCCGGTGA
- the tsaE gene encoding tRNA (adenosine(37)-N6)-threonylcarbamoyltransferase complex ATPase subunit type 1 TsaE, with protein sequence MELKTVDDTHEFGRRLAGVLRVGDLLLLSGPLGAGKTALTQGIGAGLGVRGDITSPTFVIARVHRPDPARGGRVTLVHADAYRLGESADPRAEIDDLDLDASVDEAVTVVEWGEGMVEQLVDAHLRVRIDRRDDDTRVVTLEPVGGDWARRLAALD encoded by the coding sequence GTGGAGTTGAAGACGGTCGACGACACCCACGAGTTCGGTCGCCGGCTGGCCGGGGTGCTGCGCGTCGGTGACCTGCTGCTGCTCAGCGGCCCACTGGGCGCCGGCAAGACCGCGCTCACGCAGGGCATCGGCGCCGGTCTCGGTGTGCGCGGCGACATCACCTCGCCGACCTTCGTGATCGCCCGCGTGCACCGGCCGGACCCGGCCCGGGGTGGCCGGGTGACCCTGGTGCACGCCGACGCGTACCGGCTGGGTGAGTCGGCCGACCCGCGCGCCGAGATCGACGACCTGGACCTGGACGCCTCGGTCGACGAGGCGGTCACCGTTGTCGAGTGGGGCGAGGGGATGGTCGAGCAGCTCGTCGACGCCCACCTGCGGGTCCGCATCGACAGGCGGGACGACGACACCCGGGTGGTCACCCTGGAGCCGGTGGGCGGCGACTGGGCGCGGCGGTTGGCCGCCCTGGACTGA
- the ung gene encoding uracil-DNA glycosylase, translating into MPDDAPTLDLLALLPDAWRAALTPHLDPARTAALAEFVAAEYAAGAVFPPVEDLFSAYRLCGPEQTRVLILGQDPYHKAGQAHGLSFSVRDRVAVPPSLRNVFKELAEDLGVPKPAGGNLSGWAAQGVLLLNAVLTVRQATPGSHANKGWEEFTDATIRALDALDQRVVFLLWGGYARKKAALVTNPNHVVLEAGHPSPMNPRGFLGSRPFSAANKALADAGLPTIDWERTAG; encoded by the coding sequence ATGCCCGACGACGCCCCCACCCTCGACCTGCTGGCGCTGCTGCCCGACGCCTGGCGCGCGGCGCTCACGCCGCACCTCGACCCGGCCCGCACCGCGGCGCTGGCCGAGTTCGTCGCCGCGGAATACGCCGCCGGGGCGGTCTTCCCGCCGGTCGAGGACCTGTTCTCGGCCTACCGGCTGTGCGGGCCGGAGCAGACCCGGGTGCTGATCCTCGGGCAGGACCCCTACCACAAGGCGGGGCAGGCGCACGGGCTGAGCTTCAGCGTGCGCGACCGGGTGGCGGTGCCGCCGTCGCTGCGCAACGTCTTCAAGGAGCTGGCCGAGGACCTGGGCGTGCCGAAGCCGGCCGGCGGCAACCTGAGCGGCTGGGCGGCGCAGGGGGTGCTGCTGCTCAACGCGGTGCTCACCGTCCGGCAGGCCACCCCGGGCTCGCACGCCAACAAGGGCTGGGAGGAGTTCACCGACGCCACCATCCGGGCCCTCGACGCGCTGGACCAGCGCGTGGTCTTCCTGCTCTGGGGCGGCTACGCGCGCAAGAAGGCCGCCCTGGTCACCAACCCGAACCACGTGGTGCTGGAGGCCGGCCACCCGAGCCCCATGAACCCGCGCGGCTTCCTGGGCAGTCGGCCGTTCAGCGCGGCCAACAAGGCGCTCGCCGACGCCGGCCTGCCCACCATCGACTGGGAGCGCACCGCCGGCTGA
- a CDS encoding alpha/beta hydrolase — protein MSGQAVLRTPGRMPAGRSERAVEAVPVGYAQLWRADRGAWAAAGAAWRGLTGPVRRRVDGLTARIGALRPGWSGTASATARGRIGELRTDLTDLLPAMIEVDQVLAEFAARVGAAKARLGAAVAQAEAGGLLVDRAGTVRPDPARPRPAALVGPAVVRAGAEIHGALALAGAADREAAGRLAELASAAVTGWVSVPPAWRPAPGAGPAEVSRWWAGLTPAERRWLVSHEPDRVGRLDGVPVAARDQANRLLLARRRAELLERRAGLLRPLPAGPLELARLARLAGVEAALRGLDGLGERLAAPVAPRAYLLGLDPAGDGRAVVALGNPDRAGAVLTYVPGMTADLADAPAELGRAARVLDRCAALGPGTEAAAVLWLDYDAPDFLPEAARGRQAADAGPALHRFQEGLRASHEGPPARQTVLGHSYGSLVVGTAARDHGLGADALVFVGSPGVGVDHAAELRVSPGQVWAATAPDDVIRLARPPEELARRALLGGTPLGRAAALLDPHDDRLWFGTDPSTPGFGGRRFPSGRHGHAGYWDPGNPALDGMARVVLGR, from the coding sequence GTGAGCGGGCAGGCGGTGCTTCGCACACCCGGGCGGATGCCGGCCGGGCGGTCGGAGCGGGCGGTGGAGGCCGTGCCGGTGGGCTACGCGCAGCTCTGGCGCGCCGACCGGGGTGCCTGGGCCGCCGCGGGCGCGGCCTGGCGGGGGCTGACCGGCCCGGTGCGGCGCCGGGTCGACGGGCTGACCGCCCGGATCGGCGCGCTGCGTCCCGGCTGGTCCGGCACGGCCTCGGCCACCGCGCGGGGGCGGATCGGCGAGCTGCGCACCGACCTCACCGACCTGCTGCCCGCGATGATCGAGGTCGACCAGGTGCTCGCCGAGTTCGCCGCCCGGGTGGGCGCGGCCAAGGCCCGGCTCGGCGCCGCCGTGGCACAGGCCGAGGCGGGCGGCCTGCTGGTGGACCGGGCCGGGACGGTGCGGCCCGATCCCGCCCGTCCCCGACCGGCCGCCCTGGTCGGCCCGGCCGTGGTGCGGGCGGGCGCCGAGATCCACGGCGCGCTGGCGCTGGCCGGCGCGGCAGACCGGGAGGCGGCCGGCCGGCTGGCGGAGCTGGCGTCGGCGGCGGTGACCGGCTGGGTGAGCGTCCCGCCGGCCTGGCGGCCCGCACCGGGGGCCGGACCGGCCGAGGTGAGCCGCTGGTGGGCCGGCCTCACCCCGGCCGAGCGCCGCTGGCTGGTCAGCCACGAGCCGGACCGGGTCGGCCGCCTCGACGGGGTGCCGGTGGCGGCCCGCGACCAGGCCAACCGGCTGCTGCTGGCCCGGCGCCGGGCCGAGCTGCTGGAGCGGCGCGCCGGGCTGCTGCGCCCGCTGCCGGCCGGTCCGCTCGAACTGGCCCGGCTGGCCCGGCTCGCCGGGGTGGAGGCGGCGCTGCGCGGCCTCGACGGGCTGGGCGAGCGGCTGGCCGCCCCGGTCGCGCCGCGGGCGTACCTGCTGGGGTTGGATCCGGCCGGGGACGGGCGGGCGGTGGTGGCGCTCGGCAACCCGGACCGGGCCGGCGCGGTGCTGACGTACGTGCCGGGGATGACCGCGGACCTCGCCGACGCACCGGCCGAGCTGGGCCGGGCCGCCCGGGTGCTGGACCGGTGCGCGGCCCTGGGGCCGGGCACGGAGGCGGCGGCCGTGCTCTGGCTGGACTACGACGCACCGGACTTCCTGCCCGAGGCGGCGCGCGGCCGCCAGGCCGCGGACGCCGGTCCGGCCCTGCACCGGTTCCAGGAGGGGCTGCGCGCCTCGCACGAGGGGCCGCCGGCCCGGCAGACCGTGCTCGGGCACAGCTACGGCTCGCTGGTGGTGGGCACCGCTGCCCGCGACCACGGGCTGGGCGCCGACGCGCTGGTCTTCGTCGGCTCCCCCGGCGTCGGCGTGGACCACGCGGCCGAGCTGCGGGTGTCGCCCGGCCAGGTCTGGGCCGCCACCGCGCCGGACGACGTGATCCGGCTGGCCCGGCCGCCCGAGGAGCTGGCCCGCCGGGCCCTGCTGGGCGGCACGCCGCTCGGCCGGGCCGCGGCGCTGCTCGACCCGCACGACGACCGGCTCTGGTTCGGCACCGACCCGAGCACTCCCGGTTTCGGCGGCCGGCGCTTCCCCAGCGGGCGCCACGGGCACGCCGGCTACTGGGATCCCGGCAACCCCGCTCTGGACGGGATGGCCCGGGTCGTGCTGGGCCGATGA
- a CDS encoding NAD(P)H-hydrate dehydratase, which produces MRPVWRVADVRAAEAGLMATLPPGALMQRAAAGLARRCALLLGERGGVYGARVLLLIGSGDNGGDTLYAGAHLARRGAAVDALLLTPGRAHADGLAALRAAGGRVVDRPPAVVDLVLDGIVGIGGTGGLRETADQLAASLAERSGRDGARATVVAVDVPSGVAVDTGHVPLTASGRPCAVRADVTVTFGALKPALVVGPAAPLAGHVELVDIGLAPWLRGTPALRVTEWSDVVDWWPRLGPSSEKYSRGVVGVATGSATYPGAAVLSVSGALAGPTGMVRYAGGARAEVLHQHPSVIATDRVADAGRVQAWICGSGLGTGDESAAELRAVLAAPVPVVLDADALTLLVDGKLADRLRGRDAPIVVTPHDREYARLCGESPGADRVGAALRLAAWMNAVVLLKGDRTIIGIPDGRAYVNPTGTPVLATGGTGDVLAGLLGSLLAAGLAPERAAAAAAYLHGLAGREAARGGPVTAPDVAIALRPVLARLG; this is translated from the coding sequence ATGAGACCGGTGTGGCGGGTCGCGGACGTACGCGCGGCGGAGGCGGGCCTGATGGCCACCCTGCCGCCCGGGGCGCTGATGCAGCGGGCCGCCGCGGGCCTGGCCCGCCGCTGCGCGCTGCTGCTCGGCGAGCGGGGCGGCGTCTACGGCGCCCGGGTGCTGCTGCTGATCGGCTCCGGCGACAACGGCGGCGACACGCTCTACGCGGGCGCGCACCTGGCCCGGCGGGGCGCGGCGGTCGACGCCCTGCTGCTCACCCCGGGCCGGGCGCACGCCGACGGGCTGGCCGCGCTCCGGGCGGCCGGCGGGCGCGTGGTCGACCGGCCGCCGGCCGTGGTCGACCTGGTGCTCGACGGCATCGTCGGGATCGGCGGCACCGGCGGGCTCCGGGAGACCGCCGACCAGCTCGCCGCGAGCCTGGCCGAGCGCAGCGGGCGGGACGGCGCCCGGGCCACGGTGGTCGCGGTGGACGTGCCGAGCGGCGTCGCCGTGGACACCGGGCACGTGCCGCTCACCGCCTCCGGCCGGCCCTGCGCGGTCCGCGCCGACGTGACGGTCACCTTCGGCGCGCTGAAGCCGGCCCTGGTGGTCGGCCCGGCCGCGCCGCTCGCCGGGCACGTCGAGCTGGTCGACATCGGGCTGGCGCCGTGGCTGCGCGGCACCCCCGCCCTGCGCGTCACCGAGTGGTCCGACGTTGTCGACTGGTGGCCCCGGCTCGGCCCGTCCTCGGAGAAGTACAGCCGGGGCGTGGTCGGCGTGGCGACCGGCTCGGCCACCTACCCGGGCGCGGCGGTGCTCTCGGTGAGCGGCGCGTTGGCCGGCCCCACCGGCATGGTCCGCTACGCGGGCGGTGCCCGGGCGGAGGTGCTGCACCAGCACCCGTCGGTGATCGCCACCGACCGGGTCGCCGACGCCGGCCGGGTGCAGGCGTGGATCTGCGGCTCGGGGCTGGGCACCGGCGACGAGTCCGCCGCCGAGCTGCGCGCGGTGCTCGCCGCGCCGGTGCCGGTGGTGCTCGACGCCGACGCGCTCACCCTGCTTGTCGACGGCAAGCTGGCGGACCGGCTGCGCGGGCGGGACGCCCCGATCGTGGTGACCCCGCACGACCGCGAGTACGCCCGGCTCTGCGGCGAGTCCCCGGGCGCGGACCGGGTCGGAGCGGCGCTGCGGCTGGCCGCCTGGATGAACGCGGTGGTGCTGCTCAAGGGCGACCGCACGATCATCGGCATCCCGGACGGCCGGGCCTACGTCAACCCGACCGGCACGCCGGTGCTGGCCACCGGGGGCACCGGCGACGTGCTGGCCGGGCTGCTCGGCTCGCTGCTCGCCGCCGGGCTGGCGCCGGAGCGGGCGGCCGCCGCGGCCGCGTACCTGCACGGGCTGGCCGGCCGCGAGGCGGCGCGCGGCGGTCCGGTGACCGCGCCCGACGTGGCGATCGCGCTCCGCCCGGTCCTGGCCCGGCTGGGCTGA
- the glmS gene encoding glutamine--fructose-6-phosphate transaminase (isomerizing): MCGIVGYAGARPALGIVLDGLRRLEYRGYDSAGVAVVCDDELLIEKKAGKLANLEKVLAERAATDPESCAASPIGIGDGTTSIGHTRWATHGGPTDRNAHPHLSPDGRVAVIHNGIIENFAKLRAELEADGVEFASDTDTECAAHLLARSLADLRSAGEVDSPQLLASAMRLVCQRLEGAFTLLAVDAGIPGAVVGARRNSPLVVGRGDGENYLASDVAAFIEHTRDAVELGQDQIVLITPESIEITDFAGQPATGKDFHIDWDSSAAEKGGYDWFMLKEIEEQPQAIADTLLGRLTESGEIALDEVRLSEQDLRDVDKIFIVACGTSYHAGLVAKYAIEHWTRIPCEVELASEFRYRDPVLDRSTLIVVISQSGETMDTLMALRHAKDQKARVLAICNTNGSTIPRESDAVLYTHGGPEIAVASTKAFLTQVVACYLIGLHLAQVRGIKFADEVGAVVAQLQEMPAKLRELLDRIEPVRELGRELKSEPTVLFIGRHVGYPVALEGALKLKELAYMHAEGFAAGELKHGPISLIDKGTPVICIVPSPVGRGMLHDKVVSNIQEVRARGARTIVIAEEGDEAVVRYADHLIYVPRTPTLLAPLVTTVPLQVLAAEIAAARGHDVDQPRNLAKSVTVE; this comes from the coding sequence ATGTGTGGAATCGTGGGTTACGCCGGTGCGCGCCCGGCGCTCGGCATCGTGCTGGACGGACTGCGGCGGCTGGAGTACCGCGGCTACGACTCGGCGGGCGTCGCGGTCGTCTGCGACGACGAGCTGCTGATCGAGAAGAAGGCGGGCAAGCTGGCCAACCTGGAGAAGGTGCTGGCCGAGCGCGCCGCCACCGACCCGGAGTCCTGCGCGGCCAGCCCGATCGGCATCGGCGACGGCACCACAAGCATCGGCCACACCCGGTGGGCCACCCACGGCGGCCCGACCGACCGCAACGCCCACCCGCACCTCTCCCCGGACGGCCGGGTCGCCGTGATCCACAACGGCATCATCGAGAACTTCGCGAAGCTCCGCGCCGAGCTGGAGGCCGACGGCGTCGAGTTCGCCAGCGACACCGACACCGAGTGCGCCGCACACCTGCTCGCCCGCTCCCTGGCCGACCTGCGCTCGGCCGGCGAGGTCGACAGCCCGCAGCTGCTCGCCTCCGCCATGCGGCTGGTCTGCCAGCGGCTGGAGGGCGCCTTCACGCTCCTCGCCGTCGACGCCGGCATCCCCGGCGCGGTGGTCGGCGCCCGGCGCAACTCGCCCCTCGTGGTCGGCCGCGGTGACGGCGAGAACTACCTGGCCAGCGACGTGGCCGCGTTCATCGAGCACACCCGCGACGCGGTCGAGCTGGGCCAGGACCAGATCGTCCTGATCACGCCGGAGAGCATCGAGATCACCGACTTCGCCGGCCAGCCCGCGACCGGCAAGGACTTCCACATCGACTGGGACTCGTCGGCCGCCGAGAAGGGTGGCTACGACTGGTTCATGCTCAAGGAGATCGAGGAGCAGCCGCAGGCCATCGCCGACACGCTGCTCGGCCGGCTCACCGAGAGCGGCGAGATCGCGCTCGACGAGGTGCGCCTCAGCGAGCAGGACCTGCGCGACGTCGACAAGATCTTCATCGTGGCCTGCGGCACCTCCTACCACGCCGGCCTGGTCGCCAAGTACGCCATCGAGCACTGGACCCGCATCCCCTGCGAGGTGGAGCTGGCCAGCGAGTTCCGCTACCGCGACCCGGTGCTGGACCGGTCCACGCTGATCGTGGTGATCTCGCAGTCCGGCGAGACCATGGACACGCTGATGGCGCTGCGCCACGCCAAGGATCAGAAGGCCCGCGTGCTGGCCATCTGCAACACCAACGGCTCCACCATCCCGCGCGAGTCCGACGCGGTGCTCTACACGCACGGCGGCCCGGAGATCGCGGTGGCGTCCACCAAGGCGTTCCTCACCCAGGTCGTCGCCTGTTACCTGATCGGGCTGCACCTCGCCCAGGTGCGCGGGATCAAGTTCGCCGACGAGGTCGGCGCCGTCGTGGCCCAGCTCCAGGAGATGCCCGCCAAGCTGCGCGAGCTGCTGGACCGGATCGAGCCGGTCCGCGAGCTGGGGCGTGAGCTGAAGTCCGAGCCGACGGTGCTGTTCATCGGGCGGCACGTGGGCTACCCGGTCGCCCTCGAAGGCGCGCTGAAGCTCAAGGAGCTGGCGTACATGCACGCCGAGGGCTTCGCGGCCGGCGAGCTGAAGCACGGCCCGATCTCGCTGATCGACAAGGGCACGCCGGTCATCTGCATCGTGCCGTCGCCGGTCGGCCGGGGCATGCTGCACGACAAGGTCGTCTCCAACATCCAGGAGGTGCGCGCCCGTGGCGCCCGCACCATCGTGATCGCGGAGGAGGGCGACGAGGCGGTGGTCCGCTACGCCGACCACCTGATCTACGTGCCGCGCACGCCCACGCTGCTGGCCCCGCTGGTGACCACGGTGCCGCTCCAGGTGCTCGCCGCCGAGATCGCCGCCGCCCGCGGGCACGACGTCGACCAGCCCCGGAACCTGGCCAAGTCGGTCACCGTCGAGTAG
- the alr gene encoding alanine racemase, which yields MWQSEVRVDLDAIRENVARLKSGTSAELMAVVKADGYGHGMVPAANAALDAGADWLGVCTLDEALLLRQEGVTAPVLAWLLDPGLPLHDGIAVGVDLGCASLTQLDEMVEAGRRAERPARLHLKIDTGLSRGGATVADWPALLEAAAKAQADGLVEVVGVWSHFVYADSPGHPTTDRQLAVFHEGLEMVERAGLRPRYRHLANSAATLTRPDTHFDLVRPGLAVYGLSPIEGEQFGLRPAMTARARVMLTKRVPAGTGVSYGHAYLTKEEANLAVVPLGYADGVPRHASNTGPVQLAGKRRTISGRVCMDQFVVDCGEDEVAAGDVAVLFGSGADGEPTADDWAEAVGTINYEIVTRFGGVRVPRVYDGERP from the coding sequence ATGTGGCAGTCGGAGGTGCGCGTCGACCTGGACGCGATCCGGGAGAACGTGGCCCGGCTCAAGTCGGGCACCAGCGCCGAGCTGATGGCGGTGGTCAAGGCCGACGGCTACGGTCACGGCATGGTGCCGGCGGCCAACGCGGCGCTCGACGCCGGCGCGGACTGGCTCGGCGTCTGCACCCTCGACGAGGCGCTCCTGCTGCGCCAGGAGGGGGTCACCGCGCCCGTGCTGGCCTGGCTGCTCGATCCGGGGCTGCCGCTGCACGACGGGATCGCGGTCGGCGTGGACCTGGGCTGCGCCAGCCTCACCCAGCTCGACGAGATGGTCGAGGCGGGCCGGCGGGCGGAGCGCCCGGCCCGGCTGCACCTCAAGATCGACACCGGGCTGTCGCGCGGCGGGGCCACCGTCGCCGACTGGCCGGCGCTGCTGGAGGCCGCCGCGAAGGCCCAGGCCGACGGCCTGGTCGAGGTGGTCGGCGTGTGGAGCCACTTCGTGTACGCGGACTCGCCCGGCCACCCCACCACCGACCGCCAGTTGGCGGTGTTCCACGAGGGGCTGGAGATGGTGGAGCGGGCCGGGCTGCGCCCCCGCTACCGGCACCTGGCCAACTCGGCGGCCACGCTGACCCGCCCGGACACCCACTTCGACCTGGTCCGCCCCGGCCTGGCGGTCTACGGCCTCTCCCCGATCGAGGGCGAGCAGTTCGGCCTGCGCCCGGCGATGACCGCCCGGGCCCGGGTGATGCTCACCAAGCGGGTCCCGGCCGGCACCGGTGTGTCGTACGGCCACGCCTACCTCACCAAGGAGGAGGCGAACCTGGCGGTCGTCCCGCTCGGCTACGCCGACGGGGTGCCCCGGCACGCCTCGAACACCGGCCCGGTGCAGCTCGCCGGCAAGCGGCGGACCATCTCGGGCCGGGTCTGCATGGACCAGTTCGTGGTCGACTGCGGCGAGGACGAGGTGGCCGCCGGTGACGTGGCCGTCCTCTTCGGCAGCGGCGCGGACGGCGAGCCCACGGCCGACGACTGGGCCGAGGCGGTCGGCACCATCAACTACGAGATCGTGACCCGGTTCGGCGGCGTCCGGGTGCCGCGCGTCTACGACGGCGAGCGCCCATGA